A genomic window from Acidobacteriota bacterium includes:
- a CDS encoding tetratricopeptide repeat protein, translating into MLRKKKSTVARLHFAISLMVMFGALFYGCAANLFANPLQNPAPPATVETLLQEAVTFLKAQNLSEAESRLRRALKLAPQNADAHNLLGIVLDQQGKAAESEREYRAALRLNPNSISARANLGVLLARGKRDSEAIENFEAVLKLAPDHPQATINLGLLYASRKDFQRAANLLTRANELQPNTFDILLHLGIARYHLQQLDDAAKTFIAASSLANHAAEPFYFLGLIAAARGEDETASEYLEKSLALRPQYPEANFKLGELLQKHQLYKSAKEFYERALAQDPTQPAYYARLGGTYILLANFEQALLVFQQATERFAKNADMHYFLALAARGIADYELAQTALRKSLALQPDQPDALALLGAIISDRGAAVEAEKLLRRAVRLDDKHFNAHHDLGLLLVRTQRYNEALLILQRAAALNNEDADTHYQLFITLSRLKRREEAERELAIYKQLMEKSKNK; encoded by the coding sequence TTGTTACGAAAAAAAAAATCAACGGTCGCCCGGTTACATTTTGCGATTAGCTTGATGGTTATGTTCGGGGCGCTGTTTTATGGTTGTGCGGCAAACCTCTTTGCGAACCCCTTGCAAAACCCTGCGCCGCCTGCAACCGTTGAAACCTTGTTGCAGGAAGCGGTCACATTTCTCAAAGCGCAAAACCTGAGCGAGGCTGAATCGCGATTGCGGCGCGCGCTCAAACTGGCTCCGCAAAATGCCGATGCCCACAATCTGCTCGGCATCGTTCTCGATCAACAAGGTAAGGCTGCCGAATCCGAACGCGAATATCGCGCTGCCTTGCGCCTCAACCCCAATTCAATTTCAGCCCGCGCCAATCTGGGCGTTTTACTCGCTCGCGGCAAACGTGACAGCGAAGCTATCGAGAATTTTGAAGCCGTGTTAAAACTGGCTCCCGACCACCCGCAGGCAACCATCAATCTCGGATTGCTGTATGCTTCTCGCAAAGACTTTCAACGAGCGGCGAATTTGCTGACGCGAGCCAATGAATTACAGCCCAATACGTTTGACATTCTTCTGCACCTGGGCATTGCGCGTTATCATTTGCAACAGCTTGATGACGCTGCCAAGACGTTTATCGCCGCATCGAGTCTGGCAAATCATGCCGCCGAGCCGTTTTACTTTCTCGGTTTGATCGCGGCGGCGCGCGGCGAGGACGAAACCGCTTCCGAATATCTGGAGAAATCTCTGGCGCTTCGCCCGCAATACCCTGAAGCCAATTTCAAACTCGGTGAGTTACTGCAAAAGCATCAACTTTATAAATCGGCAAAAGAGTTTTACGAACGCGCTTTAGCACAAGACCCCACGCAGCCGGCTTATTATGCGAGATTGGGTGGAACCTATATCCTGCTGGCAAATTTTGAACAGGCGCTTCTGGTCTTTCAGCAGGCGACCGAGCGATTTGCGAAAAACGCCGATATGCACTATTTTCTTGCGCTCGCGGCGCGTGGCATTGCCGATTACGAACTGGCGCAAACGGCGCTGCGCAAATCGCTCGCCCTGCAACCTGATCAACCGGACGCGCTGGCGCTTTTAGGCGCAATCATCAGCGACCGTGGCGCTGCTGTCGAAGCCGAAAAACTGTTGCGCCGCGCCGTCAGGCTGGATGACAAACATTTCAATGCTCATCATGACCTGGGACTGTTGTTGGTTAGAACCCAGCGGTACAACGAAGCCTTGCTTATCCTGCAACGCGCCGCCGCGTTGAATAACGAAGATGCCGACACCCATTATCAACTCTTCATCACCTTATCGAGACTCAAGCGCAGAGAAGAGGCAGAGCGCGAACTCGCCATCTACAAGCAACTCATGGAAAAATCAAAGAACAAATAA